CACGACCTTGGATTGAGAATACATCTTCAATAGGAAGTAGGAACGGTAGATCAACAGCACGCTCTGGAAGTGGAATGTAAGAATCTAGTGCTTCTGCAAGCTCAACGATCTTGTCTTCCCACTGCTTTTCGCCGTTTAGAGCGCCAAGTGCAGAACCTTGAATTACTGGTAGGTCGTCTCCTGGGTACTCGTACTCAGAAAGAAGTTCACGAACTTCCATTTCTACTAGCTCAAGTAGCTCTTCGTCATCAACCATGTCACATTTGTTCATGAATACGATGATGTAAGGGATACCAACTTGACGACCAAGTAGGATGTGCTCACGAGTTTGTGGCATAGGGCCATCTGTAGCAGCAACAACTAGGATACCGCCGTCCATTTGAGCAGCACCAGTGATCATGTTTTTAACATAATCGGCGTGTCCAGGACAGTCTACGTGTGCGTAGTGACGTTCAGGAGTATCGTACTCAACGTGAGAAGTTGCGATTGTGATACCGCGCTCGCGCTCTTCTGGAGCGTTATCGATAGATGCGAAATCTTTAGCAACACCGCCGTACACTTTTGCAAGTGTAGTACAGATAGCAGCAGTTAGAGTTGTTTTACCGTGGTCAACGTGGCCGATAGTACCAACGTTTACGTGCGGTTTCGTACGTTCAAATTTTTCTTTAGACACAATCGTGTTCCTTCCTAGTTATGATTCGCCACGTTCATTATTGAGCGAGACGCGCCAGAAATTGCTATTTTATGCGCCAACTCTCGTTAGCGCAATATTTGGACGCATTGTTCTTTCAAAAAATGAAAAAAATGCGTCCCTTTTGTTTAACCACGCTCTGCAATGATTGCATTAGCAACATTTTTTGGCACTTCAGCGTACTCACTAAACTCCATAGAGTAAGAAGCACGACCTTGTGTCGCAGAACGTAAATCAGTTGCGTAACCGAACATGACAGACAACGGAACTTGTGCACGAATTATCTTCAGGCCAGCTGTCCCCTCGTCCATACCTTCGATGATGCCGCGACGACGGTTAATATCGCCAACAACGTCACCCATCCAGTCTTCTGGAGTAGTTACTTCAACTTTCATCATAGGCTCAAGCAAAACTGGTTGCGCTTCTAGTGCACCCGTTCTGAAAGCCATAGAGGCAGCGATTGTAAACGCCATCTCACTTGAATCTACTTCATGGTAAGAACCATCATATAGTGTAGCTTTGATATCCAAAACTGGATAGCCCGCTAATACACCATTGTTCATTTGCTCTTCAACGCCTTTAGCGACAGAGGTAATGAACTCTTTTGGTACGATACCATTGGCAATTTCATCTACGAAGACAAAGCCTTCACCGGCTTCTGATGGTTCCAGTTTCAGCCACACGTGACCGTACTGTCCTTTACCACCATGTTCGCGGATAAATTTACCTTCAGCTTTCGCTGTACCACGAATGGTTTCACGATAAGCAACTTGCGGATTACCAACGTTGCAGTTCACGCTGAATTCACGCTTCATGCGGTCAACGATGATATCTAAGTGCAGTTCACCCATACCAGAGATTAGTGTCTGGCCAGTCTCGTCATCCGTTTCAACACGGAACGATGGATCTTCTGCCGCTAGCTTACCTAACGCGATAGTCATTTTATCTTGATCAGCTTGAGAGCGAGGCTCTACAACGATCTGAATAACTGGATCTGGGAATTCCATACGTTCAAGAACAATTTTATGGTTCTGATCACATAGAGTTTCACCAGTAGTAACATCTTTAAGGCCGATAATGGCTGCGATGTCACCTGCTCGTACTTCTTTTACTTCTTCACGCTTGTTTGAGTGCATTTGAACAATGCGCCCTAAACGTTCACGTTGTTTCTTCACAGAGTTGTAAGCTGTTTTACCGCTTTCAACAACACCAGAGTAAACACGGATGAAAGTTAAAGTACCAACAAATGGGTCTGTTGCAATTTTAAATGCTAGCGCTGAGAACGGTTCTTTGTCGTCTGCATGACGCTCTGCTTCGTTCTCGTCTTCATCGATACCTTTAATTGCAGGTACATCGACAGGAGAAGGAAGGAAGTCAACAACTGCATCTAGAACAGCTTGTACACCTTTGTTTTTGAATGCACTACCACATGTAGCAAGTACGATTTCATTATTAAGGGTACGAGTACGAAGACCTTGTTTGATTTCAGCTTCTGTTAGTTCACCTTCTTCAAGGTACTTATCCATCAGCTCTTCATTTGCTTCTGCAGCAGCTTCAACAAGTTCTGTACGATATTCTTCAGCCATTTCTTGCATGTCTGCAGGAATATCTTCGTACGTGAAAGTCATGCCTTGGTCAGCTTCGTTCCAGTTAATCGCCTTCATCTTGATAAGATCGACAACGCCTTGGAAGTTTTCTTCAGCACCAATGTTCAGTTGAATTGGAACAGGAGTTGCGCCTAGGCGATCCTTGATCTGTTCAACTACACGCAAGAAGTCTGCGCCTGTACGGTCCATTTTATTAACGAAAACCATACGTGGAACTTGGTACTTATCAGCTTGACGCCATACAGTCTCTGACTGAGGTTCAACACCAGATGAGCCACAGAACACAACAACTGCACCATCAAGCACACGCAGAGAACGTTCTACTTCGATTGTGAAGTCAACGTGCCCCGGAGTGTCGATGATATTAATACGGTGGTCAGAGTACTGAGCTTCCATACCACGCCAAAACGTAGTAGTTGCTGCTGAAGTGATCGTAATACCGCGCTCTTGCTCTTGCTCCATCCAATCCATGGTTGCTGCACCATCGTGAACTTCGCCGATTTTGTGAGAAAGACCGGTATAGAACAGAATACGTTCACTTGTGGTTGTTTTACCTGCATCTACGTGAGCAACGATACCGATATTACGGTATTGCTCAATAGGAGTTTTACGAGCCACGGTTGAATCCTCTTATTAGAGACTTAGGGACTATTGCTATGTCTAGATTATGCGTTAAAAGCGATACTTCGCTAAAAAGTGCTTGCCCTAGAAATAGCAATAGTTCCTAGCATAAGCATAGGAACTAAAGAAGTGCTGCAAGGAAACTTGCAGCACTAAAAAGGTATTACCAGCGGTAATGTGCGAACGCTTTGTTTGCGTCAGCCATACGGTGAACGTCTTCACGTTTCTTAACCGAAGTACCTTTGTTCTCAGACGCGTCTAGCATTTCAGCAGCTAGGCGTTGAGCCATAGATTTTTCACCACGCTTACGCGCAGCTTCAACTACCCAACGCATAGCAAGAGCGTTACGGCGAACCGGACGAACTTCTACAGGTACTTGGTAAGTTGAACCACCCACACGGCGAGATTTAACTTCTACCGCTGGACGAACATTTTCAAGAGCTTCTTCAAATACAGCTAAGTGATCTTTACCAGATTTCTCAGCCATAACTTCTAGTGCAGTGTAAACAATCTTCTCTGCAGTAGATTTTTTTCCGTCAACCATAAGGATGTTAACGAATTTTGCCAGCAGCTCAGATTTGAACTTAGGATCTGGAAGGATCTTACGCTGGCCTATTACGCGACGACGTGGCATGGAATTTCTCCGTTGTCTTCTTCAGGTTTTTTCCAAAACTTTTCAGAATAATAAATAAATAGTGTTTGGCCTTACTTAACGCTTTCTTTTAAAAAAAGACGCATTAAGACTTAGGACGTTTCACACCATACTTAGAACGACCTTTCTTACGGTCGTTAACGCCTGCACAGTCAAGTGCACCGCGAACAGTGTGGTAACGCACACCTGGTAAATCTTTAACACGACCACCACGGATAAGAACAACACTGTGTTCTTGAAGGTTATGACCTTCGCCGCCGATGTATGAAGTAACTTCAAAGCCGTTAGTTAGACGAACACGACATACTTTACGTAGTGCTGAGTTCGGTTTTTTTGGAGTAGTAGTATATACGCGAGTACATACACCACGTTTTTGTGGGCACGCTTCTAGTGCAGGCACGTTGCTTTTAACAACCTGCTTTACACGAGGAGTACGTACCAACTGGTTAATAGTTGCCATTAACTAGCTCCTGATTTACTTGAAAGTAAGCTTGATGAAAAATCTAGCCCTATTACACATAGTGTAAATAGGGACGCAAAATTCTATTCAGCAGTGGGATGTGTGTCAAGAAATATACAGATCTTTTTTAGCCGTCTAGAGCTCAGGATGGTCTTTTTTTAACCACACTGATAAAATACCGCTACCAAGTGACTGATTTGTCGTTCAAAACAGTCAGTTTTACGAATCCATCGAAGTCCACTTGATCCAGAGAGCTTGAAGCAAGTTGTTGTAGACCTCGACTATAAAGATCTGTTTTTAATACCGACACATGTTTAACGGTTGAGATTTGATTGAATAACTCATGATTTGGAAGGCAAACATACACCGCATCTTCAACCAAAAGGATGTAATCCTGTTGTTGCGAGTACGCTAATGCAAGCTTGAGTTTGTCTACTGATTTTACAATATGAAGCATAACGTTCCCTAGAAAGTCAGTATTTTTTTGCTCTGAGCTAACTTCTGCGTCAACTCATTCACTTCTAGCGCAGTCACATCGATCAGTAAGCTATCAGTCGAGAGACCAAACTGATTGAGGCTATGTTGACACACGTAAACCTGCTCGATGTCGTAAAGGTCCATAAGCTTGAATGCGGAAATATAGTCGCGTGATAAGGATTCATCAGGCTGTTGCGCTTTGAGAAGCTGTGTAACGCCATCACCGACAAAGAATACGCTGATGTCTTCACTGTAAGCTGAAGCCGCTAACAATGCGTCTAGCCCTTCCCTACCTGCAGCCGTTGTATGAGGAAAGCTGTTAAATATAAATGCTAATGTGCTCAAAACTGGACAACCCTATCTTGCGTCAGAAGTGCTTCAGATAAACTCCCTAAGCCAGCTTGGGTAAACCCTGTCGCCAAGTTAGATGCACTTAATTGATGTTGCGCCGCTTCTTCCGTGCTGATAACTCCACGCCTTAGCGCAGCAGCAACACATGTCTCTAAGCTAACATTGTGCTCGTCCGCCAGTTTTTGCCAAGCGGCAGCTAAATCAAATTCATCATTAGCAGGCACAGTAATGCCAGAGCCATTACTGACGCCGTCTTGATAGAAGAACACACTGTGAAGTTTGTGGCCCTGTTTCAATAGAGCCACAGCAAACTGATAAGCACTTCTTGCGGATTGTGAGCCGTAAACGGGTCCATTAACTAAGAGTGTATAGCTTAACAACCCTCTTCATCCTCTGTTTTACGTTGACGGATGTACAAGTACACTGTGTGCTTAGAGATATTCAATCGCTCAGCAACGCGGTTAATCGCGTCTTTGATGTCGAAAATACCTTTGTCGTATAGCTCCATCACGATTTGGCGATTTTTGGTGTTGTTCGATACAGATTTGTCTGCATTGATTTCTTCAATCGTGCGTTCAACCGTTTGGTCGACAAGTTCTTCAACGTCACTAGCAAAGTTAACAGATGACGCTGCTTCGTCCGCGTCTTGCGTAGGCATGAAAGATTGCAGAACTTGTGAGAATGGCGCATCTAAGTTCACGTTAATACACAATAAGCCAATCACTCGGTCTTCACCATTGCGGATAGCAACCGTGATCGACTTCATTAGTACCCCGCCTTTAGCGCGAGTAAAATATGAACGAGAGAAGTTACGCTTAGAACCTTCAATATCTTTCAGCATCTTCAATGCAAGATCGGTGATTGGCGAACCAACCTGACGGCCTGTATTTTCACCATTGGCAATTTTAATCGCTGAAGTATTGAGGTCTTCTAAAGAGTGTAAAACGATTTCACAAAACGGACCGATCAGACTCGCAATACCATCAACTACGGCCTCGTAAGATCTTAAGATAATTTTATCGTGTTCACTGAATGGCATGACATGGACTGATTCCATTTCGAGTAACATGTCCGCATTGACTGTTTCTGTAGTAGTCACTTATTCCTTACCTTCGTGTGAAAAATCAACAAATTTATGTAAGTTTATCAGAAAATTTTAATTGCACACCTAGCTAACATTGCAACTAGTGATTTAGAACAAGTTTAAAAATCAAATACTCATATTCAAGTCATAAAAAAAGCCTAACTTAAAGTTAGGCTTTTTATTCAATCAACGTATTTTAGTACGAGGCTTTTAACCGATATTATTGTGCAGGAGCTGCTTCAGCGTTATCGATATTTAGTAGTTCTACTTCGAATACTAGCGTTGAGTTAGCTGGGATAGTCGGTGTATCTTGCTCACCGTATGCTAGCTCTGGCGGGATAACGAACTTGTACTTAGAACCCACTTGCATCAATTGTACGCCTTCAGTCCAGCCTGGGATTACGCGGTTTAGTGGGAATGTTGCTGGTTCGCCACGATCGTAAGAGCTGTCGAACTGAGTGCCGTCTGTTAGCGTACCTTTGTAGTGTACTTGAACCGTATCAGTATCTTTTGGAGAAGCGCCTTCACCAGCCGTCATTACTTGGTAAAGTAGACCAGATTCAGTTTGCTTAACGCCTTCAGTTTTAGCGAACTCAGCGCGGAAGTCATCACCCGCTTTCTTCACTTCTGCAGACTTTTCTGCCGCTTGTGCTTGCATCGTTTCAGCAACACGCTTGTCTAGAGCTTCAAGAGCTGCACGAGTCTCTTCTTCGTTAAGTGCCGTCTTCTCTGCGAATACGTCTTCGATACCTTGAAGAACCATCGCTTTGTCTAGGTTAATACCTAGCTCGCTTGGCTTATCAATGCTTGTGCTTAAGTAGTTAGCGAAAGATACACCGATTGCGTATGCCGCTTTGTCATCTTCTGTTTTAAAGTTTACTGCTGCAACTTTAACTTCTTCTACCTGTGGAGCTTCTGCCTTTGGTTCTTCTTTCTGACAACCAACTGCTAGCATAACCGTTGCGGCAAGCAGTGATACTTTTAAAACTGATTTCATTGAATTCTCCAATTAATGGCCAAGCCATTGGTTATTGTGCACAAATCTAATGATTAGATTGGTGTGAATACGTTAGTTATAACAATATACTAGTCATATGTCTTTCGACACAAACCGGATTATTGGATGTGATGCGAATATTTTTCCACTCATTGCTATGTACGATTGTCATCACCTTGTTAAATGGCTGCTTTTTCTTCCAAGATGATGACCAACGCTGGGAAATTGAACCCAACGGCGCCACCAGCTTTGCCCTAAGTAGAGATGGTCGCTTCGCGCTGCTCTACTCGCAGCAAAAACAGCTGCTCCTTTGGGATCTTGCCCAAAACAAAGAACTGGCTCAACTTGGTCCACAAGATCAATCCGAAAATCAAGTATCGCGTATTCGCATCTCTGACAATGGTCGCTTTGCCATTACCGCCAGTCAGATGAATTTCGCCGTTTGGGACTTATCTTGGACACAAGCTGAAGGGCTATGGTCGATTTCCGATGGCTTAATTCGCGATGTTGATATCTCTAGCAACGGTGAAAAAGTCCTGCTGGGCCTATCTAATGGCAAAGCTATCTATGTGGACTTAGTCACCGGACGCCGTCTGGAGTTCCTCGCTCACCGAGAAAAAGTTAATTCCGTCTCCCTATCTTCGAATGGGCGCTACGCATTATCAGGCGGTAACGACTATAAAGCTTACCTTTGGGATACCGAATCAGGCTTGGTATTGCGTACATTCGAGCATGAACAAAGAGTCGTACGAGTTGCCTTACAACGAGATGGAGAGCTAGCTTTTACCTCCGATGGAGGGAATCAAGCGATGATCT
Above is a window of Vibrio atlanticus DNA encoding:
- the tuf gene encoding elongation factor Tu, whose protein sequence is MSKEKFERTKPHVNVGTIGHVDHGKTTLTAAICTTLAKVYGGVAKDFASIDNAPEERERGITIATSHVEYDTPERHYAHVDCPGHADYVKNMITGAAQMDGGILVVAATDGPMPQTREHILLGRQVGIPYIIVFMNKCDMVDDEELLELVEMEVRELLSEYEYPGDDLPVIQGSALGALNGEKQWEDKIVELAEALDSYIPLPERAVDLPFLLPIEDVFSIQGRGTVVTGRIERGILRVGDEVEIVGIKETTLTTCTGVEMFRKLLDEGRAGENVGALLRGTKRDDVERGQVLSAKGSINPHTKFESEVYVLSKDEGGRHTPFFKGYRPQFYFRTTDVTGDITLPEGVEMVMPGDNVQMTVELIAPIAMDEGLRFAIREGGRTVGAGVVAKIFA
- the fusA gene encoding elongation factor G — protein: MARKTPIEQYRNIGIVAHVDAGKTTTSERILFYTGLSHKIGEVHDGAATMDWMEQEQERGITITSAATTTFWRGMEAQYSDHRINIIDTPGHVDFTIEVERSLRVLDGAVVVFCGSSGVEPQSETVWRQADKYQVPRMVFVNKMDRTGADFLRVVEQIKDRLGATPVPIQLNIGAEENFQGVVDLIKMKAINWNEADQGMTFTYEDIPADMQEMAEEYRTELVEAAAEANEELMDKYLEEGELTEAEIKQGLRTRTLNNEIVLATCGSAFKNKGVQAVLDAVVDFLPSPVDVPAIKGIDEDENEAERHADDKEPFSALAFKIATDPFVGTLTFIRVYSGVVESGKTAYNSVKKQRERLGRIVQMHSNKREEVKEVRAGDIAAIIGLKDVTTGETLCDQNHKIVLERMEFPDPVIQIVVEPRSQADQDKMTIALGKLAAEDPSFRVETDDETGQTLISGMGELHLDIIVDRMKREFSVNCNVGNPQVAYRETIRGTAKAEGKFIREHGGKGQYGHVWLKLEPSEAGEGFVFVDEIANGIVPKEFITSVAKGVEEQMNNGVLAGYPVLDIKATLYDGSYHEVDSSEMAFTIAASMAFRTGALEAQPVLLEPMMKVEVTTPEDWMGDVVGDINRRRGIIEGMDEGTAGLKIIRAQVPLSVMFGYATDLRSATQGRASYSMEFSEYAEVPKNVANAIIAERG
- the rpsG gene encoding 30S ribosomal protein S7, coding for MPRRRVIGQRKILPDPKFKSELLAKFVNILMVDGKKSTAEKIVYTALEVMAEKSGKDHLAVFEEALENVRPAVEVKSRRVGGSTYQVPVEVRPVRRNALAMRWVVEAARKRGEKSMAQRLAAEMLDASENKGTSVKKREDVHRMADANKAFAHYRW
- the rpsL gene encoding 30S ribosomal protein S12 — encoded protein: MATINQLVRTPRVKQVVKSNVPALEACPQKRGVCTRVYTTTPKKPNSALRKVCRVRLTNGFEVTSYIGGEGHNLQEHSVVLIRGGRVKDLPGVRYHTVRGALDCAGVNDRKKGRSKYGVKRPKS
- the tusB gene encoding sulfurtransferase complex subunit TusB, whose amino-acid sequence is MLHIVKSVDKLKLALAYSQQQDYILLVEDAVYVCLPNHELFNQISTVKHVSVLKTDLYSRGLQQLASSSLDQVDFDGFVKLTVLNDKSVTW
- the tusC gene encoding sulfurtransferase complex subunit TusC — protein: MSTLAFIFNSFPHTTAAGREGLDALLAASAYSEDISVFFVGDGVTQLLKAQQPDESLSRDYISAFKLMDLYDIEQVYVCQHSLNQFGLSTDSLLIDVTALEVNELTQKLAQSKKILTF
- the tusD gene encoding sulfurtransferase complex subunit TusD, with translation MLSYTLLVNGPVYGSQSARSAYQFAVALLKQGHKLHSVFFYQDGVSNGSGITVPANDEFDLAAAWQKLADEHNVSLETCVAAALRRGVISTEEAAQHQLSASNLATGFTQAGLGSLSEALLTQDRVVQF
- a CDS encoding helix-turn-helix transcriptional regulator, whose protein sequence is MTTTETVNADMLLEMESVHVMPFSEHDKIILRSYEAVVDGIASLIGPFCEIVLHSLEDLNTSAIKIANGENTGRQVGSPITDLALKMLKDIEGSKRNFSRSYFTRAKGGVLMKSITVAIRNGEDRVIGLLCINVNLDAPFSQVLQSFMPTQDADEAASSVNFASDVEELVDQTVERTIEEINADKSVSNNTKNRQIVMELYDKGIFDIKDAINRVAERLNISKHTVYLYIRQRKTEDEEGC
- the fkpA gene encoding FKBP-type peptidyl-prolyl cis-trans isomerase gives rise to the protein MKSVLKVSLLAATVMLAVGCQKEEPKAEAPQVEEVKVAAVNFKTEDDKAAYAIGVSFANYLSTSIDKPSELGINLDKAMVLQGIEDVFAEKTALNEEETRAALEALDKRVAETMQAQAAEKSAEVKKAGDDFRAEFAKTEGVKQTESGLLYQVMTAGEGASPKDTDTVQVHYKGTLTDGTQFDSSYDRGEPATFPLNRVIPGWTEGVQLMQVGSKYKFVIPPELAYGEQDTPTIPANSTLVFEVELLNIDNAEAAPAQ
- a CDS encoding WD40 repeat domain-containing protein; translation: MRIFFHSLLCTIVITLLNGCFFFQDDDQRWEIEPNGATSFALSRDGRFALLYSQQKQLLLWDLAQNKELAQLGPQDQSENQVSRIRISDNGRFAITASQMNFAVWDLSWTQAEGLWSISDGLIRDVDISSNGEKVLLGLSNGKAIYVDLVTGRRLEFLAHREKVNSVSLSSNGRYALSGGNDYKAYLWDTESGLVLRTFEHEQRVVRVALQRDGELAFTSDGGNQAMIWDLETGEPQAQLQSWSRQLIFSSARFSDDGSMLVTGTPSSQVSVWNTQDGKRISRHDAEPLKDARPPRAVVYDAAFDDKNRVISGTSAGIAQAWNVD